The following are encoded in a window of Capsicum annuum cultivar UCD-10X-F1 unplaced genomic scaffold, UCD10Xv1.1 ctg39436, whole genome shotgun sequence genomic DNA:
- the LOC124891656 gene encoding uncharacterized protein LOC124891656 produces the protein MAEDSELMDVILDGPHVPVKEVKEREITRMVIKRREISICKNAKEIWDWLETAYEGTIDMKDSKFYMLTTQYESFTMKERETIQEMHTRFTSITNELHYLGEVVPLYIQVRKILGVLRKSWESKVDAITEERNLKTFTKDELICNLKAHEFKKQQGKEKKEVKREKSMNEGF, from the exons atggctgaaGACAGTGAGCTGATGGATGTaatacttgatggtcctcatgtgccAGTTAAAGAGgtcaaagaaagagaaataacaaGAATGGTTATAAAAAGGAGaga gatttctATATGtaaaaatgctaaagaaatctgGGATTGGTTGGAGACTGCTTATGAAGGAACCATTGATATGAAGGATTCAAAATTTTACATGCTAACTACTCAATATGAAAGCTTCaccatgaaagaaagagaaaccATCCAAGAGATGCATACCAGATTTACTTCTATCACTAATGAGTTGCACTATTTAGGAGAAGTAGTACCTTTGTACATacaagtgagaaaaattctgGGGGTTCTGCGTAAATCttgggaaagcaaagtggatgctatcACTGAGGAAAGGAATTTGAAAACTTTCACCAAGGATGAACTTATTTGTAATCTAAAGGCACATGAGTTTAAGAAACAGCAAGggaaagagaagaaggaagtaaaaagagaaaaatctatGAATGAAGGCTTCTAA